One segment of Urocitellus parryii isolate mUroPar1 chromosome 5, mUroPar1.hap1, whole genome shotgun sequence DNA contains the following:
- the Mrps16 gene encoding small ribosomal subunit protein bS16m, whose translation MVHLTTLLCKAYHGGHLTIRLALSGCTNRPFYRIVAAHNKCPRDGRFVEQVGSYDPLPNCHGEKLVALNLERIRHWIGCGAHLSKPMEKLLGLSGFFPLHPMVITNAERLRRKRARELLLASQKTDTEAIETEAS comes from the exons ATGGTCCACCTCA CTACCCTCCTCTGCAAGGCCTATCATGGGGGCCATTTAACCATCCGCCTTGCTCTGAGTGGCTGCACCAATCGGCCCTTTTACCGTATTGTGGCGGCTCACAACAAATGTCCCAGGGATGGCCGTTTCGTGGAGCAGGTGGGCTCTTATGATCCACTGCCCAACTGTCATGGAGAAAAACTCGTTGCCCTCAACCTGGAAAGGATCCGGCATTGGATTGGCTGTGGAGCCCACCTCTCTAAGCCTATGGAGAAGCTTCTGG GTCTTTCTGGCTTTTTCCCTCTGCATCCCATGGTGATCACAAATGCTGAGAGACTGCGAAGAAAACGGGCACGTGAACTTCTCTTAGCTTCACAGAAAACAGATACAGAAGCTATAGAAACAGAAGCAAGTTGA
- the Dnajc9 gene encoding dnaJ homolog subfamily C member 9, which produces MGLLAQCEQVFGTADLYRVLGVRREASDGEVRRGYHKVSLQVHPDRVDEGDKKDATLRFQILGRVYAVLSDKEQRTVYDEQGTVDEDSTLLNQDRDWEAYWRLLFKKISLEDIQAFEKTYKGSEEELADIKQAYLDFKGDMDQIMESVLCVQYTEEPRIRNIIQQAIDAKEVPSYNAFVKESKQKMNARKRRAQEEAKEAEMSRKELGLDEGVDNLKALIQSRQKDRQKEMDNFLAQMEAKYCKPSKGGGKRSALKKEKK; this is translated from the exons ATGGGGCTGTTGGCGCAATGCGAGCAGGTGTTCGGTACCGCCGACCTTTACCGGGTGCTGGGCGTGCGGCGCGAGGCCTCAGACGGCGAGGTTCGTCGCGGCTACCACAAAGTGTCCCTGCAGGTTCACCCTGACCGGGTGGACGAGGGAGACAAGAAAGACGCTACCCTCCGGTTCCAG ATCCTTGGGAGAGTTTATGCGGTTCTAAGTGACAAAGAGCAGAGAACAGTGTATGATGAGCAGGGAACAGTGGACGAGGACTCTACGTTGCTCAACCAAGACCGCGACTGGGAGGCCTACTGGAGGTTACTCTTTAAAAAG ATATCTCTAGAGGACATTCAGGCTTTTGAAAAAACCTACAAAGGTTCTGAAGAAGAACTGGCTGATATTAAGCAGGCCTATCTGGACTTCAAGGGTGACATGGATCAGATCATGGAGTCTGTGCTTTGTGTGCAGTACACAGAGGAACCCAGGATAAGGAACATCATTCAGCAAGCTATTGACGCCAAAGAGGTCCCATCCTATAATGCCTTTGTTAAAgagtcaaaacaaaaaatgaatgcaaGGAAAAGGAGG GCTCAAGAAGAAGCTAAAGAAGCAGAAATGAGCAGGAAGGAGTTGGGGCTTGATGAAGGAGTGGATAACTTGAAAGCACTCATTCAG AGTAGACAAAAGGATCGGCAAAAGGAAATGGACAATTTTCTGGCTCAGATGGAAGCAAAATACTGCAAACCTTccaaaggaggagggaaaagatccgctctcaagaaagaaaagaaataa